The proteins below are encoded in one region of Brachyspira intermedia PWS/A:
- a CDS encoding BspA family leucine-rich repeat surface protein, which produces MKYKPQTKEELKKLVEDESIYLGDIDTSLITDMSNLFHESLRKDFKGIEKWDTSNVKDMHNMFTDAVYFNHNIEKWNVSKVENMGAMFLRCLYFNQPLNDWNVSNVKDMGAMFAGAESFNMPLNKWNTCNVFDMRAMFNMALNFNQDLNNWDTSNVENMNGMFSQAKNFNQPLDKWDTSNVKTMQLMFNGCINFNQDLNSWNTSNVENMHGMFYDAKNFNQTLNNWKVNKVVDMSEMFSKSGFQYYDSLDDWNIESLEYLYDWADIIYKNIDKLTLKWILYLYVFDNENKIIINKIEENIKEIHKIASEIKNKKVQFAKRKLENIYYDDLKEVVDYEIFDSIEKYEETIKLNKKDEKKVSYIENCNVLIKDKSRIVDIKVMKYIYLKYLELKRDIYYLLEINSIIGLLDRESFLTFAKNIYIEKHKEASAVVYSLYGGDEALKEIYKKEKDSNLFLIILSSVKTTEYSIKLLYDIYSKTKKSELRENAFNLINKISKEIGLDIDDLELKFSSNFGFDSRGEKIINDNYKLILNANYSVNVFDVKNNKELKTTPKNLEESIKEEIKYIKKEIPNIIKKLSLKLTKSLMHEKKYNYSFFKEVFIDNSIMNKFSSSLIWNLYDKDNLFLTTFRYAGDGSYSNCDDEEVEINDDSFISLASPIEMDYETINKWKHQLEDYELTQTINQLSIIKLDKNNLESEINKLQNIEISYGTFKAFGARYLMTPNYLDYGIVESYNLKNGDCFEIKIDANNEIDYKDKVKINIHFYNENNKEVQDRFIYTLLILMIWDFRLTDMFF; this is translated from the coding sequence ATGAAATATAAACCTCAAACTAAAGAAGAATTAAAAAAATTGGTAGAAGATGAAAGTATTTATTTGGGCGATATTGATACAAGTTTAATTACTGATATGAGCAATCTTTTTCATGAAAGTTTGAGGAAAGATTTTAAAGGTATTGAGAAATGGGATACTTCAAATGTTAAAGATATGCATAATATGTTTACTGATGCTGTATATTTTAATCATAATATAGAAAAGTGGAATGTTTCTAAAGTTGAAAATATGGGAGCTATGTTTTTAAGATGCCTTTATTTTAATCAGCCTCTTAATGATTGGAATGTTTCCAATGTAAAGGATATGGGTGCTATGTTTGCTGGAGCTGAAAGTTTTAATATGCCTCTTAATAAATGGAATACTTGTAATGTTTTTGATATGAGAGCAATGTTTAATATGGCTTTAAATTTCAATCAGGATTTAAATAATTGGGATACTTCTAATGTTGAAAATATGAATGGTATGTTTTCGCAAGCAAAGAATTTTAATCAGCCTCTTGATAAATGGGATACTTCAAATGTAAAAACTATGCAGTTAATGTTTAATGGATGCATAAATTTTAATCAAGATTTAAATAGTTGGAACACTTCTAATGTTGAGAATATGCATGGTATGTTTTATGATGCCAAAAATTTTAATCAGACTTTGAATAATTGGAAAGTTAATAAAGTTGTAGATATGAGTGAAATGTTTTCAAAAAGCGGTTTTCAGTATTATGATTCTTTAGATGATTGGAATATTGAATCTCTTGAGTATTTATATGATTGGGCTGATATCATTTATAAGAATATAGATAAATTAACTCTGAAATGGATTTTATATTTATATGTTTTTGATAATGAGAATAAAATTATAATTAATAAAATAGAGGAGAATATAAAAGAGATTCATAAAATAGCTTCAGAAATAAAAAATAAAAAAGTTCAATTCGCTAAAAGAAAATTAGAAAATATTTATTATGATGATTTGAAAGAAGTTGTTGATTATGAAATATTTGACAGTATTGAAAAATATGAAGAAACTATTAAATTAAATAAAAAAGATGAGAAGAAAGTTTCTTATATAGAAAATTGTAATGTGTTAATAAAAGATAAATCAAGAATAGTTGATATAAAAGTGATGAAATATATATACTTAAAATATTTAGAGTTAAAAAGAGATATTTATTATTTGCTTGAAATTAATTCTATAATTGGTTTACTTGACAGAGAAAGTTTTTTGACTTTTGCTAAAAATATTTATATAGAAAAACATAAAGAAGCTTCTGCTGTTGTTTATAGTTTGTATGGCGGAGATGAAGCTTTAAAAGAAATATACAAAAAAGAAAAAGACTCTAACTTATTTTTAATAATTTTATCATCAGTAAAAACAACTGAATACAGTATTAAATTATTATATGATATCTATTCAAAAACTAAAAAATCAGAATTGAGAGAAAATGCTTTTAATTTAATAAATAAGATCTCAAAAGAAATAGGACTTGATATTGATGATTTAGAATTGAAGTTTAGTTCAAATTTTGGGTTCGATTCAAGAGGCGAAAAAATTATTAATGATAATTATAAATTGATTTTGAATGCTAATTATTCTGTAAATGTATTTGATGTAAAAAATAATAAAGAATTAAAAACTACTCCTAAAAATTTAGAAGAAAGTATAAAAGAAGAAATTAAATATATAAAAAAAGAAATACCTAATATAATAAAAAAACTTTCTCTAAAATTAACTAAATCATTGATGCATGAAAAGAAATATAATTATAGCTTTTTCAAAGAAGTATTTATTGATAATTCTATAATGAATAAATTTTCCTCTTCTCTTATATGGAATTTGTATGATAAAGATAATTTGTTTTTAACTACATTCAGATATGCAGGTGATGGAAGCTATTCAAATTGTGATGATGAAGAAGTTGAAATTAATGATGATAGCTTTATAAGTTTAGCAAGCCCTATAGAAATGGACTATGAAACTATAAATAAATGGAAGCATCAATTAGAAGATTATGAACTTACTCAAACAATAAATCAATTAAGTATAATAAAATTAGATAAAAATAATTTAGAAAGCGAAATAAATAAATTACAAAACATTGAAATATCTTATGGTACTTTTAAAGCTTTTGGTGCTAGATATTTAATGACTCCTAATTATTTAGATTATGGTATAGTTGAAAGTTATAATTTAAAAAATGGAGATTGTTTTGAAATAAAAATAGATGCCAATAATGAAATTGATTACAAAGATAAAGTGAAAATAAATATTCATTTTTATAATGAAAATAATAAAGAAGTTCAGGATAGATTTATTTATACGTTACTTATTTTAATGATTTGGGATTTTAGGCTTACTGATATGTTTTTTTAA
- a CDS encoding BspA family leucine-rich repeat surface protein has product MYTPKNKIELRSLIENNNIYLGDIDTSLITDMSMLFDKPNFSCFEGSYNEYENYNVRIDFSGIEKWDTSNVVNMRSMFHNIKNFNININDWDVSKVIDMSYMFCGAENFNQPLNKWNVSNVKSMTCMFKNACSFNQDLNAWNINKEADIKDMFFNTKIDSKPVWYIL; this is encoded by the coding sequence GTGTATACGCCAAAGAATAAAATAGAATTAAGAAGTTTAATAGAAAACAATAATATTTATTTAGGAGACATTGATACTTCATTAATAACCGATATGTCTATGCTTTTTGATAAGCCTAATTTTTCATGTTTTGAAGGTTCTTACAATGAATATGAGAATTACAATGTGAGAATAGATTTTTCTGGTATAGAGAAATGGGATACTTCCAATGTTGTTAATATGAGGTCTATGTTTCATAATATAAAAAATTTCAATATAAATATAAATGATTGGGATGTTTCCAAAGTTATTGATATGTCTTATATGTTTTGCGGAGCGGAGAATTTTAATCAGCCTTTGAATAAATGGAATGTATCTAATGTAAAATCTATGACTTGTATGTTTAAAAATGCTTGCAGTTTTAATCAGGATTTGAATGCTTGGAATATAAATAAAGAGGCTGATATTAAGGATATGTTTTTTAATACGAAAATTGATTCAAAACCTGTTTGGTATATTTTATAA
- the ruvA gene encoding Holliday junction branch migration protein RuvA, producing the protein MFAFIEGKVQIISEGVIALLCNGVGYEIIVSKKLDVKNDDNIRLYTKLIHREDAMILYGFLTREEKNMFTTLMSASGVGPKLAMEVLSTYSINDLMHILFNKDINLLKKVSGMGVKKAEKLLFELRDKIEKIDINISPSVISNDNESDVIKALISLGFSNNEAVKALSAIENKDNMTTEDLISNALRNLSTL; encoded by the coding sequence ATGTTTGCTTTTATAGAAGGTAAAGTTCAAATAATATCAGAAGGTGTCATTGCTCTTCTTTGTAATGGTGTTGGCTATGAGATTATAGTATCAAAAAAATTAGATGTGAAAAATGATGATAATATAAGGCTTTATACCAAACTTATACACAGAGAAGATGCTATGATACTTTATGGTTTTTTAACTAGAGAAGAAAAAAATATGTTTACTACTCTGATGTCTGCTTCTGGAGTAGGGCCTAAATTAGCTATGGAAGTTCTTTCTACTTATTCCATAAATGATTTGATGCATATACTTTTTAATAAGGATATAAATTTGCTTAAAAAAGTATCAGGTATGGGAGTAAAAAAGGCTGAAAAACTTTTATTTGAGCTTAGGGACAAGATAGAAAAGATAGATATAAATATTTCACCGTCTGTTATTAGTAATGATAATGAAAGCGATGTTATAAAAGCTTTGATATCATTAGGTTTTTCAAATAATGAAGCTGTTAAGGCTTTGTCTGCAATAGAAAATAAAGATAATATGACTACAGAAGATTTGATAAGTAATGCTTTAAGAAATCTCAGCACTTTATAA
- a CDS encoding Gfo/Idh/MocA family protein, giving the protein MKKINIGFIGAGKIAEKMAQTISKIKEAQSYAVSARDIKRSKAFAKKYGFKKFYGSYEEMLKDENVDLVYIATPHSHHYEHIKLCLENNKHVICEKAFTVNVKQAREVLILAKKKKLLLAEAIWTRYMPSRQIINDTIKSGIIGKVTSLTANLGYVINKVPRLIEPELAGGALLDVGVYTINFALMVFGNKIKKIDSSCVKTSKGVDEQNSITLTFEDGKMAILNSTMSALTNREGVINGDKGYMVVKNINNPESITVYSLDRKVIKTIKVPKQISGYEYQIISCINAINNGKLECEEMPHEDILRVMNIMDTLRRSWKIKYPFEK; this is encoded by the coding sequence ATGAAAAAAATAAATATAGGTTTTATAGGGGCAGGAAAAATAGCAGAAAAAATGGCACAAACTATTTCAAAAATTAAAGAAGCACAATCTTATGCAGTAAGTGCAAGAGATATAAAAAGAAGTAAGGCTTTCGCTAAAAAATATGGATTCAAAAAATTTTACGGCTCTTATGAAGAAATGCTAAAAGATGAAAATGTTGATTTGGTATATATAGCCACTCCTCATTCACATCACTATGAACATATAAAATTATGTTTAGAAAATAATAAGCATGTTATATGTGAAAAGGCTTTTACCGTTAATGTTAAACAAGCTAGAGAAGTTTTAATACTCGCCAAAAAGAAAAAACTTTTACTTGCTGAAGCTATTTGGACTAGATATATGCCTAGCAGACAAATAATCAATGATACTATAAAAAGCGGAATAATAGGAAAAGTTACATCATTAACTGCTAATTTAGGTTATGTTATAAATAAAGTACCTAGATTAATAGAACCGGAACTTGCTGGAGGAGCATTACTTGATGTTGGTGTTTATACTATAAATTTCGCTTTAATGGTATTCGGTAATAAAATAAAAAAAATAGATTCTTCATGTGTAAAAACTAGCAAAGGTGTAGATGAACAGAACTCTATCACATTAACTTTTGAAGATGGTAAAATGGCTATATTAAACTCTACAATGTCAGCATTAACTAACAGAGAAGGCGTTATAAATGGCGACAAAGGTTATATGGTTGTAAAAAATATAAATAATCCTGAAAGCATAACAGTTTATTCATTAGACAGAAAAGTTATAAAAACAATAAAAGTACCTAAACAAATAAGCGGTTATGAATATCAAATAATTTCATGTATCAATGCTATTAATAACGGAAAATTAGAATGCGAAGAAATGCCTCATGAAGATATTTTGAGAGTAATGAATATAATGGATACTTTGAGAAGAAGCTGGAAAATAAAATATCCTTTTGAAAAATAA
- a CDS encoding GNAT family N-acetyltransferase, whose protein sequence is MDITIKKAGLEDVFDISKLHAICWKDAYKNIIPDSYLKRIYLDDWCDEFEDGINNKTREAHLAYIDGKPIAVISHGKSRCNMEGYGEIISLYVHPIYQGSGIGKLLLEQAVKYMKESGYTNICLCVFEKNEEAKKFYEKNGFKDSGTKNTLKIDDEDIAESVYVYDIN, encoded by the coding sequence ATGGATATAACTATAAAAAAAGCAGGATTGGAAGATGTTTTTGATATAAGCAAACTTCATGCTATATGCTGGAAAGATGCTTATAAAAATATTATACCTGACTCATATCTTAAAAGAATATATTTAGATGATTGGTGTGATGAGTTTGAGGACGGTATTAATAATAAGACAAGAGAGGCACATTTAGCCTATATTGATGGAAAACCTATAGCTGTTATATCTCATGGAAAAAGCAGATGCAATATGGAAGGATACGGTGAGATAATATCATTATATGTTCATCCTATATATCAGGGTTCCGGAATAGGTAAGTTATTATTAGAGCAGGCTGTAAAATATATGAAAGAGTCTGGTTATACTAATATATGTCTTTGCGTTTTTGAGAAAAATGAAGAAGCAAAAAAGTTTTATGAGAAAAATGGATTTAAAGATTCCGGTACAAAAAATACTTTGAAGATAGATGATGAAGATATAGCAGAAAGCGTATATGTTTATGATATTAATTAA
- a CDS encoding BspA family leucine-rich repeat surface protein → MCKYKPKDKEELKRLVEDNNIYLGDIDTSLITDMSNLFSKTNRKDYSGIENWNTENVINMEAVFMILKNFNSDINNWNVSKVENMKKMFSGCSKFNQPLDKWDTSKVNDMGGMFLACKEFNQDINSWNVSNVTDMSNMFCLCEKFNQPLDKWNVSKVENMKRIFSGCSKFNQPLDKWDISKVNDMGGMFLACKEFNQNINSWNVSNVRNMKEMFFNCYNFNQPLDKWNVSNVENMICMFAGAYNFNKSLNDWDISNVKYMLSMFNGAGSFNKPLNKWNTAKLENMYSMFYNAIMFNQDLSNWNLDNVSDLAFAFEETPLKKNNKIPIQFIIAEYVTAKNKSSKIEQFEIIKNNVKEAYKSIINYNNKIYTDFRIMLENEFYRELSELKTNNNEVLNFISIEDIENSINYDKKNNQKLNFIDDIIKEKEIKVLTKDKSKIIGIKIIKYIYLEYYNLKKYIYKIQTLDNIINFLDEESFKNCIREIYINSQKDVSVLVCGVYADDNMLIEMYNRENSSLLFMKILALHTDSKFALSLLYNVFARNKKASIKKEAISLLNFIAEKMNLELYELGFKVVYDFGLDKRGEKIIEVNDNKYKISLKNNNAVELFDINNKKELKSIPKYFPENIKEEIKHIRKEIPNILKSQNYNLIKILISGKKYNYKFWKEIFIDNPIMNKYAYSLIWNLYDENMNLKTSFRYLGDGSYTDYDDNNVVMDENCYINLSSVFDLTKEDIAKWKMHLNDYEIFQPINQFPIINIDTSDFNKVIEKLKNIEIVYSSLKAFASRYSMNVIYKFSESIFYFEDFKKDQFIIKIEFQEYVNNGDIVKINISFTNSENKTVENRFIYYWLVLMITDLKKEKLFY, encoded by the coding sequence ATGTGTAAATATAAACCCAAAGATAAAGAAGAATTAAAAAGATTAGTAGAAGATAATAATATATATTTAGGAGATATTGATACTTCATTAATAACAGATATGTCGAATTTATTTTCAAAAACTAATAGAAAAGACTATTCAGGCATAGAAAATTGGAATACAGAAAATGTTATTAATATGGAAGCTGTATTTATGATATTAAAAAATTTTAACAGCGATATTAATAATTGGAATGTTTCTAAAGTTGAAAATATGAAAAAAATGTTTTCAGGCTGCAGTAAATTTAATCAGCCTTTAGACAAATGGGATACTTCAAAAGTAAATGATATGGGGGGAATGTTTTTAGCTTGTAAGGAATTTAATCAGGATATTAATAGTTGGAATGTATCTAATGTTACAGATATGAGTAATATGTTTTGTTTATGTGAAAAGTTTAATCAGCCTTTGGATAAATGGAATGTTTCTAAAGTTGAAAATATGAAAAGAATATTTTCAGGCTGCAGTAAATTTAATCAGCCTTTAGACAAATGGGATATTTCAAAAGTAAATGATATGGGGGGAATGTTTTTAGCTTGTAAGGAATTTAATCAGAATATTAACAGCTGGAATGTATCTAATGTTAGAAATATGAAAGAGATGTTTTTTAATTGTTATAATTTTAATCAGCCTTTAGATAAATGGAATGTTTCTAATGTTGAAAATATGATTTGTATGTTTGCTGGTGCTTATAATTTTAATAAATCTTTAAATGATTGGGATATTTCAAATGTAAAATATATGCTTTCTATGTTTAATGGAGCAGGAAGTTTTAATAAGCCTTTAAATAAATGGAATACTGCAAAATTAGAAAATATGTATAGTATGTTTTATAATGCTATAATGTTTAATCAGGATTTATCAAATTGGAATTTGGATAATGTATCAGATTTAGCTTTTGCATTTGAAGAAACTCCATTAAAAAAGAATAATAAAATTCCTATACAATTTATAATTGCTGAATATGTAACAGCAAAGAATAAATCATCAAAGATTGAACAGTTTGAAATAATAAAAAATAATGTAAAAGAAGCATATAAAAGTATTATTAATTATAATAATAAAATATATACTGATTTTAGAATAATGCTTGAAAATGAATTTTATAGAGAATTATCAGAATTAAAAACGAATAATAATGAAGTATTAAATTTTATCAGTATAGAAGATATAGAGAATTCTATAAATTATGATAAAAAGAATAATCAAAAATTAAATTTTATTGATGATATAATAAAAGAAAAAGAAATAAAAGTTTTAACTAAAGATAAATCAAAAATTATAGGCATAAAAATAATAAAGTATATTTATTTAGAGTATTATAATTTAAAAAAATATATTTATAAAATACAAACACTTGATAATATAATTAATTTTCTTGATGAAGAGAGTTTTAAAAATTGTATAAGAGAAATATATATTAATTCTCAAAAAGATGTTTCTGTTTTAGTTTGCGGTGTATATGCTGATGATAATATGTTAATTGAAATGTACAATAGAGAAAATAGTTCATTATTATTTATGAAGATTTTAGCATTGCATACAGACAGTAAATTCGCTTTAAGTTTATTATATAATGTTTTTGCTAGGAATAAAAAGGCTTCTATTAAAAAAGAGGCTATTAGTTTATTAAATTTTATTGCTGAAAAAATGAATTTAGAGTTATATGAATTAGGTTTTAAAGTAGTATATGATTTTGGATTAGATAAAAGAGGAGAGAAAATTATAGAAGTAAATGATAATAAATATAAAATCTCTCTTAAAAATAATAATGCAGTAGAATTGTTTGATATTAACAATAAAAAAGAATTAAAATCAATACCTAAATACTTTCCTGAAAATATAAAAGAAGAAATAAAGCATATTAGAAAAGAGATTCCTAATATATTGAAAAGTCAGAATTATAATTTAATAAAAATTTTAATAAGCGGTAAGAAATATAATTATAAATTTTGGAAAGAAATTTTTATTGATAATCCTATAATGAATAAATATGCATATAGTTTAATTTGGAATTTATATGATGAAAATATGAATTTAAAAACTTCTTTTAGATATTTAGGCGACGGCAGTTATACTGACTATGATGATAATAATGTTGTTATGGATGAAAATTGTTATATTAATTTATCTAGTGTATTTGACTTAACTAAAGAAGATATTGCAAAATGGAAAATGCATTTAAATGATTATGAGATATTTCAGCCTATAAATCAGTTTCCGATTATTAATATAGATACTTCAGATTTTAACAAAGTAATAGAAAAGCTGAAAAACATAGAAATAGTTTATTCAAGTTTGAAAGCATTTGCAAGCAGATATTCTATGAATGTTATTTATAAATTTTCAGAGAGTATATTTTATTTTGAAGATTTTAAAAAAGATCAATTTATTATTAAAATAGAGTTTCAAGAATATGTTAATAATGGAGATATTGTAAAAATTAATATATCATTTACTAATAGTGAAAATAAAACAGTTGAAAATAGATTCATATATTATTGGCTTGTTTTGATGATAACAGATTTAAAAAAAGAAAAACTTTTTTATTAA
- a CDS encoding heavy-metal-associated domain-containing protein, translated as MKNVTIKIKGMGCQNCVKAVTEELSALDGVSKVNVSLENACAEVEYDESKVSTDKMLDTIKELEYEPSL; from the coding sequence ATGAAAAATGTTACTATAAAAATAAAAGGTATGGGCTGTCAAAATTGTGTTAAAGCAGTTACAGAAGAATTAAGTGCTTTAGACGGTGTAAGCAAAGTGAATGTAAGTTTAGAAAATGCTTGTGCTGAAGTAGAATACGATGAGTCTAAAGTAAGTACTGATAAAATGCTTGACACTATAAAAGAATTAGAATACGAGCCTAGTTTATAA
- a CDS encoding segregation and condensation protein A: MEENINETQQENNNTINTDASAKEETENSKPDYKEFTVSLSSIDYEGPLSILFDMLKRSEKSIYEVSILEIIDQFVEYLKAQAALNLDSTGDFLVVASEFHLYKSKMLLPHDMDDDKFTDKLKFEIVEQMLEFQRYKMVSEELDKLQDTSDTIFERKDTERVKFFKTVNTDDNEVAWKDITLYDLVYAFTKVQFVPETDLAVLSGMSNFHIDNAIDMIRIKLSETAFFPFITLFKDGVTKRQLVTFFLAMLELVKEKEILLKQEMKFREIYVFKRDEKFMPKAEEDKSDDYEESAEESNNNSKEAPNNEEAIAENNGNTENNFSEKNNQNNSNNENSENISNNSDNQN; this comes from the coding sequence ATGGAAGAGAATATAAACGAAACACAGCAAGAAAATAATAATACTATAAATACAGATGCTTCAGCCAAAGAAGAAACAGAAAACAGTAAGCCGGATTATAAAGAGTTTACAGTTTCATTATCCAGTATAGATTATGAAGGGCCATTGTCTATACTTTTTGATATGCTTAAAAGAAGTGAGAAAAGTATATATGAGGTTTCTATACTTGAAATTATAGATCAGTTTGTAGAATATTTGAAAGCTCAGGCTGCTTTAAATTTGGATTCTACCGGGGACTTTTTGGTTGTTGCTTCCGAGTTCCACCTTTATAAATCTAAAATGCTTCTTCCTCATGATATGGACGATGATAAATTTACAGATAAGCTTAAATTTGAAATAGTTGAGCAGATGCTTGAATTCCAAAGATATAAAATGGTTTCTGAAGAGCTTGATAAACTTCAGGATACATCAGACACTATATTTGAAAGAAAGGATACTGAAAGGGTAAAATTCTTCAAAACTGTAAATACAGATGATAATGAAGTAGCTTGGAAGGATATTACGCTTTATGATTTAGTTTATGCATTCACAAAGGTGCAGTTTGTTCCGGAAACAGATTTGGCAGTTCTTTCAGGTATGTCTAATTTCCATATAGATAATGCTATTGATATGATAAGAATCAAATTATCTGAAACAGCCTTCTTTCCTTTTATTACTTTATTTAAAGACGGAGTTACTAAAAGACAGCTTGTTACATTCTTTTTGGCTATGCTTGAACTTGTTAAAGAGAAAGAAATTCTTCTTAAACAAGAGATGAAGTTTAGAGAGATTTATGTATTTAAAAGAGATGAAAAGTTTATGCCTAAAGCAGAAGAAGATAAATCAGATGATTACGAAGAGTCAGCAGAAGAAAGTAATAATAATTCAAAAGAAGCTCCTAATAATGAAGAGGCTATAGCTGAAAATAATGGAAATACTGAAAACAATTTTTCAGAAAAAAATAATCAAAATAATAGCAATAATGAAAATTCTGAAAATATTTCTAATAATTCAGATAATCAGAATTAA
- the murB gene encoding UDP-N-acetylmuramate dehydrogenase, whose product MIKSFNGVLSKENVSLKKFNTFRVNAKALEFYMPETINGFIDLIKYLNDNNKRYMILGGGSNILFLDKVIEFPIIYMGFFSRIEHTSHNILAYSGAKVSDVVKYAYKNAFTGLEFLSGLPGTIGGAAYMNARCYEHSVSEFIDKVGIIDDNIEYMHINVEDCSYAYKRSIFQDKKYIIVDVRFKLNKGSKKLIKPEMKKFYKDRKNKNQFKYPSAGSTFLNDYETNMIAGKVIDSINMRGTRLGGAMVSPYHANFIVNYNNATGRDILNLMRKVREEVYNQKGITLNAEVRIISNDENEKF is encoded by the coding sequence ATGATTAAATCTTTTAATGGTGTTTTAAGTAAAGAGAATGTTTCTTTAAAAAAATTTAATACTTTCAGGGTTAATGCTAAGGCTTTGGAATTTTATATGCCTGAAACTATTAATGGTTTTATAGATTTGATTAAATATCTTAATGATAATAATAAAAGGTATATGATTTTAGGAGGGGGAAGCAATATATTATTTTTGGATAAGGTAATAGAATTTCCAATTATTTATATGGGATTTTTCTCACGCATAGAGCATACATCTCATAATATTTTAGCATATTCAGGGGCAAAAGTTTCTGATGTTGTTAAATATGCTTATAAAAATGCCTTTACAGGTTTAGAGTTTTTATCAGGGCTTCCTGGTACTATAGGAGGTGCTGCTTATATGAATGCAAGATGCTATGAACATTCAGTATCTGAGTTTATAGATAAAGTTGGTATAATAGATGATAATATTGAATATATGCATATAAATGTTGAAGATTGTAGTTACGCTTATAAAAGAAGTATTTTTCAGGATAAGAAATATATAATTGTAGATGTGAGATTTAAACTAAATAAAGGCTCAAAAAAATTGATTAAGCCTGAAATGAAAAAGTTTTATAAAGACAGAAAGAACAAAAATCAATTTAAATATCCTTCTGCCGGAAGTACTTTTTTAAATGATTATGAAACTAATATGATAGCAGGTAAGGTTATAGATTCTATCAATATGAGAGGAACTAGGTTAGGTGGTGCTATGGTTTCACCTTATCATGCTAATTTTATAGTAAATTATAATAATGCTACAGGAAGAGATATTTTAAATCTTATGAGAAAGGTGAGAGAGGAAGTTTATAATCAAAAAGGCATCACTTTAAATGCTGAAGTTAGAATCATCTCCAATGATGAAAATGAAAAATTTTAG
- a CDS encoding DUF6198 family protein, producing the protein MTSENKHIIISGELALVLVVVMNSFGVVLMLYSGSGISAISSVPYAFSEVIKNISLGTFTYIFQTLLVLVLMILRKKFVWEYLFSFVVGFCFGKFVDIHAAWINHLPLTITNRIIYFIISYFILAFGIALSNRCGLPIIPTDLFPRELSDIIKIPYAKIKITFDVTCLLTTAILTFVFLGHIKGLGIGTVLAAFTMGKSISFIGKLLDKKIEFIPYIKKLLHKENNA; encoded by the coding sequence ATGACATCAGAAAATAAGCATATAATAATAAGCGGAGAATTAGCATTAGTTTTAGTTGTGGTTATGAATAGTTTTGGTGTAGTATTAATGCTTTATTCAGGTTCTGGAATATCAGCTATATCAAGCGTGCCTTATGCTTTTTCTGAAGTTATAAAAAATATATCTCTTGGAACTTTTACCTATATTTTTCAAACCTTACTTGTATTAGTACTTATGATACTAAGAAAAAAATTCGTATGGGAATATTTATTTAGCTTCGTTGTAGGATTTTGTTTTGGTAAGTTCGTGGATATACATGCTGCTTGGATAAATCATTTGCCATTAACAATAACAAACAGGATAATATATTTCATAATAAGTTATTTTATATTGGCATTCGGAATAGCTTTATCAAATAGATGCGGACTTCCTATAATACCAACAGATTTATTCCCAAGAGAGTTATCAGATATAATAAAAATACCTTATGCCAAAATAAAAATAACATTTGATGTAACTTGCCTTTTAACAACAGCAATACTTACATTTGTATTTTTAGGACATATAAAAGGACTTGGAATAGGAACTGTACTTGCCGCTTTTACAATGGGTAAATCTATATCCTTTATAGGTAAACTTCTAGATAAAAAAATAGAATTTATACCATATATAAAAAAATTATTACATAAAGAAAATAATGCATAA